Genomic window (Chryseobacterium sp. LJ668):
GATTCAGGTAGAAAAAGCCGAGGCAGATTTAAATTCGGAGCAGAAACCACAACAACCTCCGAAAAAGAAATTTAAAAAGAAATTTCCTCCCAAAAAAGATAATAATGTATAAAGTTCTAGGGATATTAATGCTTGTTTTTTTTGTAGGATGCAGCACTTCAGGTGAAGATGTTATGATGAATCCTATTAATAATAAATGGGGTAAAAAAGCCGAACAGAAATTTAAGCTTGAGGTTACAGATCCGCAAAATCCCAAAATATTATATTTGTGGTAAGAAATAATAACGAATATCCTTACAGCAATATAAGATTTATTGTTAATTTTAAAAGTCCTAAAAGCAAAATATCTCAAACGGACACGCTGAACTATATTTTAGCAAAACCAAACGGAGAGTGGCTGGGAACAGGATTTGGAGAAACGAAGGAAACGTTATTTCAATATAAAACAAACTTTAAATTTCCTGAGAAAGGAACCTATGAAGTGGGCATATTGCAGGCAATGAGAAATGACAACCTAAAAGGAATTGAAGATATAGGTATAAAAGTAGAAACGGCTAAACCGTAATTATACATGGAAGTAAACAATCAAAATACAGGAAACAAAGGAAAACTTTTCCGCTTCCTCCTAAAAAGAACAAAGGTTCTGCATGGAAAAATGGGTTAGAATCATTTGGATCGGTTTTATTGCAGCAGTTTTAGGAATTTCAGGACTTTTCTTTTCGGTATCCCAGGGTTTTCTTGGAGATATGCCGGATGTAAAAGAACTGGAGAATCCGGATATTTATGCCGCATCTGAAATTATCTCTTCGGACGGAGTGGTTTTTAGGTAAATTTGAAAAAGAAAAAACTAAACCCATCACGTATCAAAAACTTCCGCCACATCTTATTTATGCTCTTTACGCAAAAGAAGATGAGCGCTTTAAAGAACACTCTGGGTAGATCTACAATCTGTTGCCAGAGCAGTAGTTTATGGAGGTTCAAGAGGTGGAGGTTCTACCATTACTCAGCAGCTTGCCAAATTATTATTTACAGGAGGGGCCTCTCAAAATAAAATACAAAGAGCCTTCCAAAAACTTAAAGAGTGGGTTGTAGCGGTAAGTCTTGAAAAAAGATATACGAAGGAAGAAATCATTACACTCTACTTTAATAAGTTCACATTCGGAAACAATGCCAGTGGAATTGAAATGGCATCAAAGATATATTTTAATAAAAGCACGACACAATTAACTTTACCAGAATCTGCAATGTTTGTAGCAATGCTCGAAGCACCTACAGCAAATAATCCATTGAGACATCCTGAGAGAGCAAAAGAAAGACGCAATGTTGTGCTTGAGCAAATGCTGAAAACCCAATACATCGACCAGGCTACATATGATAAGGCTGCCGCATCTGAAATTAGGTTAGATTATCATCCTATAAAAGATGTCACAGAAGGATATTCTGCCTATTTTAAATCATATTTGAAAAAAGAAATAGACAAATATCTGGAAGATTATGAAAAAGAAAAAGGTAAACAACTTAACCTATATAAATGGTTTAAAAATTTACGTAACTCTTGATTCAAAAATGCAGCAATATGCTGAAGAGTCTATCAAGGAACACTTGACAGACCTTCAGAAGAGATTTGATGCAGAACAGAGAGGAAGAAAAAACAGACCTTTCTATTATCTTAATGACAAACAGGCCAATGCTGTAATGATGCAGGCTGTGAGAAGAACCGGCCGTTACAAGCAACTAACTGCAAATAACGTCCCCGAAGATTCTATCATGATGGAGTTTCATAAACCTATAAAAATGTCTCGTTTTACATGGGATGGAGAAGAGGAAGTTGAAATGTCTCCTTGGGATTCTATCAGATGGCACAAGCAGATCGCACAAGCCGGCTTGATGTCTGTAGCACCTGGAACTGGCGAAATAAAAGCTTGGGTAGGTGGTATCGACTGGCAGCATTTCCAGTATGATCACATCAAGCAGGGAAAAAGACAGGTGGGATCTACGTTTAAGCCATTTGTTTACGCTACGGCAATTATGAAATTAGGTTTAACACCTTGTTCTACTATATCCAATGCAAGTTTTAACAAAGGAAGTTACCATGTGCCGGGAAGAGGCGGAATGCTTACTCTGAAAAATGCATTGGCTCAATCACAAAACCCTGTTGCACTAAGACTTGCTGAGATGACGGGAACTCAAAGCGTTATACAGACGGCAAGAGACTTAGGAGTGACTCAGGAAATCTCTACCAGCTTACCGATGGCATTGGGAGCCTCCGATATCACCATTTACGAAATGGTGGGAGCATACAGTACTTTTGCCAACTACGGAAACTACAATAAACCGGAAATGATCTGGAGAATTGAAGATGCTAACGGAAGAGTTATTAAAGAAGTTAATGGAGAACCGAAAGAAGTGATGAACCCTAACTACGCATACACGATGATTGAATTGATGAAAGGTGTTGCACAGTTTGGTACAGCTTCAGGAGAACTTGGTAGAAAGGGAATATCAAAAGATATAGAAATTGCGGGCAAAACAGGCACTACACAGAACAACTCAGATGGTTGGTTCATGGGGATCACTCCAAAACTCGCTACAGGAGCCTGGGTTGGCTGGGAAGACAGAGCTACCCACTTCTACGGAACCGGTGAAGGACAGGGAGCTAAAATGGCATTGCCGATTTGGGCCATTTTATGAAAAAAGTATGGGCAGATAAATCCCTCAAGATCTCACCTGAAGATAAATTTGTAAAACCGGGCGACTGGAAAGACGGATGTACCAATCTCCAGGGATTAGGCGGCGGATATGGTGATGACGGCGGATTGCAAACCATTGATGAAATCAAAAACCCAAGACCATCAGATCCTACACCTAAAAACAATTCGGGTAAGAAAGACGAAAACGTCAACGAAAATCTGAATACCGGTGAAGATATAGATTTTAATAAGTAAATTATAATAATCATTATAAGACCTTTCAATCATTGGAAGGTCTTTTTTTGACCCCTTTTTAATATATTTGAAATATGAATCTTAAGAATATCAAGCAGCCTTTCATAGAAAACTTTCCAGGAGATTTTTCAAAAAATCCTATTCAAAGAAACACTCCGAAAGTTCTTTTTTCAACCATCGATCCTGTTGGGTTTGATGATCCGAAACTGATTGTTTTTAATGAAAAGCTTTCAGAAGAAATAGGCCTGGGAAAATTCGATAACAGCGATCTTGATTTTCTTGTAGGAAATAATTTACCTGAAAACATAAAAACTTACGCCACCGCCTACGCCGGACATCAATTTGGTAACTGGGCAGGGCAATTGGGAGACGGAAGAGCCATTATCGCCGGAGAAATAAAAAATAGTGAGGGACAAAAAACTGAAATTCAATGGAAAGGAGCAGGTGCAACACCCTATTCCAGGCATGCTGACGGAAGAGCAGTTTTAAGATCCTCCGTTCGAGAATATTTAATGAGCGAAGCAATGCATCATTTAGGAATTCCCACAACAAGGGTCTTAGTCTTTGTCTGACGGGAGAAGATGTAGTTCGTGACATCATGTACAGCGGAAATCCACAGGAAGAAAAAGGTGCAGTGGTTGTAAGAACTGCAGAAAGTTTTTTACGCTTTGGGCATTTTGAACTGATGTCTGCTCAAAAAGAAATTGACACATTACAGAAACTCACTGATTTTACGATTAAAAACTATTTCCCTGAAATTATTTCGGAAGGCGAACAAAAATACAAAGACTTTTTCCAATCCGTTTGTACTAAAACTGCAGATTTAATGGTTGAATGGTTCAGGGTTGGTTTTGTACATGGCGTGATGAATACCGATAATATGTCGATTCTAGGTCTGACGATTGACTACGGTCCGTTTTCGATGACGGATGAATATGATCTGAATTTTACTCCAAACACAACAGATTTACCCGGAAGAAGGTATGCTTTTGGCAAACAAGGACAAATTTCACAATGGAATCTTTGGCAGCTAGCCAATGCTCTTTTTGCATTAATTAAAGATGAAAAATTTCTGGAAGACACTTTAAATTCTTATGGAACATATTTTTGGGAGTCACACGACAAAATGCTCTGCAAAAAATTTGGTTTTGATCAGCTCTTAGAATCTGATGAAGAATTTTTTCACCAACTGGCAGGGTCTAATGCAGGAACTTCAGCTGGATTATACCTTATTCTTTAATGTATTAGAAAAGTTGGATGTTGTTTCTGATTTAAAGGCAGAGTTTGAAAAAGTTTCCTATATTGTTTTAGATAATGCTAAATTAAAGAAACTGGAGAATTTTATACAGCTCTTTAAAAATAGATCAGAAAAAAATACTATTTCAAAAGAAGAATCTTCAAGCCTTATGAAGAAAACGAATCCGAAATTTCTTTTGAGAAACTATCTATTATTTGAATGTATAGAAGAAATTAGCAACGGAAAAACTGAAATGCTTGAAAAATTAACTTCAGCTTTAGAAGATCCTTATGAAGAAATCTTCCCTGAATTCTCTGTGAAAAGGCCTTCCGGATATGATGATATCAGTGGATGTTCGATGTTGTCTTGTAGCTCGTGAGTAGAAACATTAAACAAAATTAAAATTTAACACAATAATTTGTCCCCGATACTATTTTATTACTAATTTTATAAAATTTTTTTATGAAAAAACTTCTACTGTCTGCACTTGCACTAACAATAAGTGTATCTGCATATTCTCAAACTTTATTGGATGAAAGTTTTGAATCTTATACAAATTTTGCAATCACAGGATTTGGTGGATGGCAAACTTTGGATCTTGATTTACTAAATACATATACTGGAGGGGGACCTGTAGTTGGTGGCTCAACAATACCCTCTTGGACAGCTGGTTGGGCGAATGCGGGTCAACCAATGGCTTTTCAAATTTTCAATCTTTCGGCTAGTAATGCAACTAATAATGCTACAGCTACAGCTACCGATGAAGAGGTAAGAAACTTCTCGGCTCATACTGGGCAAAAGACAGCAGTATCTTGGGCAGGAGTTCCTGCAGCTGGAGTAACTTCTAATAATGACTGGTTAATTTCTCCTGCTATCACTTTAGGAGCAAGCAATAATATTTTAACTTTGTGGGTAAAAGCATTATCACCAGCGTTTGTTGAAAGTTACAAGATAGGTGTTTATGTTGGTAGCGGTACTCCAACAAGTGCTGCGAATTTTACAATTATTTCCGGAGCAGCAGCTTTAACGGCACCATTTACTTGGCAGCAAGCTACCCAATCGTTAAATGCATATTCAGGACAGACTATAAGAATTGGAATACAATACATGTCTTCTGATAAATACATGTTTATGGTTGATGATGTAAAAGTTACTACAGGAACACTTTCAACAGACGAAGTTTCAAAATCAAAAACGAGCAGCATCTACCCTAACCCAACAAAAGGAGAAATCAATATCAAAACTGATAAGAAAATAAAATCTTCTACAGTATTTGACCTTTCTGGTAAAGTGTTATTACAGACTGATTCGCAAAAAGTAAATATCGGTTCTTTCACAAAAGGAACGTATTTGTTAAAAGTTGAATTTGCTGACGGAAGCACAAAAACTGAAAAAGTGATTAAAGATTAATTTAATTATTTTAACAATACATCAAAACTCACCCTAAACGGTGAGTTTTTTTATTTTATTTTTGCAAAAAATTACAACCGTGTCTATTAAATCAAAATTTTTAAACTTTTTTAAAATTGTTTTTCCTTCCACTTATTTTGAGTTAGGTGTATTCATTTTCTTTTTATCTGCTTACGGAATTTTGGGTTCCTACATTGCAGTCAATTACAGAATAATTTTTGACAGCAGAATTCCTTGGGATGCCTATTTTAGCTTTGATAACAAGGCAATCATTATGACAGGTGGAAGCTTCGAAAGACATCCTCTTTCCTACTATTTTTTCAACTGGATACGTGAATCTATTTTGTTTTTTACAAAAGGAAAAACAGATGTGAATTTTAGATTAATTTTAGC
Coding sequences:
- a CDS encoding T9SS-dependent choice-of-anchor J family protein, which codes for MKKLLLSALALTISVSAYSQTLLDESFESYTNFAITGFGGWQTLDLDLLNTYTGGGPVVGGSTIPSWTAGWANAGQPMAFQIFNLSASNATNNATATATDEEVRNFSAHTGQKTAVSWAGVPAAGVTSNNDWLISPAITLGASNNILTLWVKALSPAFVESYKIGVYVGSGTPTSAANFTIISGAAALTAPFTWQQATQSLNAYSGQTIRIGIQYMSSDKYMFMVDDVKVTTGTLSTDEVSKSKTSSIYPNPTKGEINIKTDKKIKSSTVFDLSGKVLLQTDSQKVNIGSFTKGTYLLKVEFADGSTKTEKVIKD